One genomic segment of Bdellovibrionales bacterium includes these proteins:
- a CDS encoding HD domain-containing protein, with the protein MNLTDWEPKFETKISEIASSDDPAHDLLHFKRVVYLSKYLCERENGEAEVVVPAAWLHDLVIVPKDSPLRSQASRLSADKAIEFLRSIGYPVRFYDEIAHAIEGHSFSANIEVKTIEAKIVQDADRLDGLGAIGIARCFATAGLMKRTFYSCQDPFCDVRTPNDSLFAVDHFFKKLFKTAETMKTPSGIEEGRKRLAVMKDYLSSLRSEVSSGPMEWFY; encoded by the coding sequence ATGAATCTCACTGATTGGGAACCAAAATTTGAAACGAAGATTTCAGAGATTGCATCGTCTGATGATCCTGCCCACGATCTGCTTCATTTCAAGAGAGTAGTGTATCTTTCTAAGTACCTTTGTGAGCGTGAAAATGGGGAAGCTGAAGTTGTCGTCCCAGCGGCATGGCTTCATGACCTCGTCATAGTTCCTAAAGATAGTCCGCTTCGCAGCCAAGCCTCTCGGTTGTCTGCCGATAAAGCAATCGAGTTCTTGAGATCAATCGGATATCCTGTGAGGTTTTACGATGAAATTGCTCATGCAATCGAAGGTCACAGCTTTAGCGCGAACATTGAGGTCAAAACCATTGAAGCGAAAATCGTTCAAGATGCCGATCGTCTTGATGGGCTGGGAGCAATAGGCATTGCCCGATGTTTTGCAACAGCGGGTCTTATGAAACGAACCTTCTATAGTTGCCAGGATCCATTTTGTGATGTCAGAACGCCGAATGACTCTCTATTTGCCGTTGATCATTTCTTCAAAAAACTCTTTAAGACGGCCGAGACAATGAAAACCCCATCTGGGATCGAGGAAGGCCGTAAAAGACTTGCAGTGATGAAGGACTATTTGTCGTCGTTGAGGTCAGAGGTTTCGAGTGGACCAATGGAGTGGTTCTACTAA
- a CDS encoding DUF1538 domain-containing protein yields the protein MKSVRFSEYVHEISVQQNAISYKTLMPKIEEDSAGKDKPYSPPKLHLKPMDIYKLLRPYVGIRFMDQLKAVGPLAVYLAIFQWLVLNESVQNSSMIGVGLFAVIVGLMLFMEGLKLGLMPFGEIIGNVLPRKAVLPIVLGIAFLLGVGVTFAEPAIGALQAAGKIVDVQKAPILFSLLTDRAPITVIIVGIGVGIAAVLGTMRFIYCWSLKPLIYYSLIPTMILTGYLFFDPEISKIIGLAWDCGAVTTGPVTVPLVLALGIGVASAVGTGGSTLSGFGIVTLASVFPILGVLLFGTYVGLTTSPDQIIAAAQALAAAQEGVTPGWWEVSPGVDVVLGVRAIVPLVLFLLFVLMVVLREKLQQAGIIRYGIFLAVVGMCIFNVGLTYGLSELGAQSGGFVPGSFARIEGMVNSPLYGYAIGVTIAFLFAFLLGFGATLAEPALNALGTTVETLTAGAFKKSLLMYSVAFGVALGIAIGVLKIVFQIPLTYLIIPGYVITLVLTVFSTEEFTNIAWDSAGVTTGPVTVPLVLSMGLGFGKAVGVVEGFGILACASFCPIMAVLASGIYIQYKVKRDNKKIVSTSVQVAFPDQGVVL from the coding sequence ATGAAGTCAGTTCGCTTTTCTGAATATGTTCATGAAATTTCAGTTCAGCAAAATGCAATTTCTTACAAAACTCTGATGCCAAAAATTGAAGAGGACAGCGCCGGTAAGGATAAACCCTATTCACCTCCCAAACTTCACTTAAAGCCAATGGATATCTATAAATTACTAAGGCCATATGTAGGTATACGATTTATGGATCAACTTAAAGCTGTTGGCCCCCTGGCTGTATATCTAGCGATCTTTCAATGGCTGGTTCTCAATGAATCAGTTCAGAATTCTAGCATGATAGGCGTTGGTCTCTTTGCAGTCATTGTTGGCTTAATGCTTTTTATGGAGGGCCTAAAATTGGGTCTGATGCCATTTGGCGAAATCATTGGAAATGTCCTGCCTCGAAAAGCGGTGCTTCCAATTGTTCTCGGCATTGCATTTTTGCTAGGCGTAGGAGTTACGTTTGCGGAGCCCGCCATTGGCGCACTTCAAGCGGCAGGAAAAATCGTTGATGTTCAGAAGGCACCAATCCTATTTTCCCTATTAACAGATCGCGCTCCAATCACTGTGATTATTGTAGGCATCGGGGTAGGAATTGCTGCGGTATTGGGGACGATGCGATTTATTTATTGCTGGAGTCTAAAGCCGCTCATCTATTATAGTTTAATTCCAACCATGATTCTCACTGGATATCTATTCTTCGATCCGGAAATAAGCAAGATTATTGGTCTTGCGTGGGATTGCGGTGCTGTCACAACCGGTCCCGTGACTGTTCCATTGGTATTAGCTCTTGGGATTGGTGTGGCCTCAGCTGTTGGAACCGGCGGCTCCACTCTTTCAGGTTTTGGAATTGTCACCTTAGCTTCGGTTTTTCCAATCCTGGGAGTTCTACTTTTTGGAACTTATGTGGGACTTACAACATCACCTGATCAAATTATTGCAGCAGCACAGGCCCTCGCGGCAGCACAGGAGGGTGTTACGCCGGGATGGTGGGAAGTCTCACCGGGCGTTGATGTCGTGCTAGGCGTACGCGCGATTGTTCCTCTGGTTCTGTTTCTACTTTTTGTTTTAATGGTTGTTCTTCGTGAGAAACTCCAGCAAGCCGGAATTATTCGTTACGGAATATTTTTAGCAGTGGTTGGCATGTGCATATTTAACGTGGGACTTACTTACGGCCTATCAGAACTTGGTGCGCAGTCTGGTGGTTTTGTTCCAGGATCATTTGCACGAATTGAAGGCATGGTGAATTCCCCTCTATATGGTTATGCTATCGGAGTGACAATCGCATTTTTATTCGCGTTTCTTTTAGGTTTTGGTGCAACCTTGGCCGAGCCCGCACTGAATGCGTTAGGCACAACTGTTGAAACTCTAACCGCAGGTGCATTTAAAAAATCACTTCTGATGTACTCGGTTGCTTTCGGAGTCGCGCTCGGAATTGCAATTGGTGTATTAAAAATTGTTTTTCAAATCCCTCTGACCTACTTGATAATTCCTGGATACGTCATAACTTTGGTACTTACAGTGTTCTCCACCGAAGAATTTACAAACATCGCTTGGGACAGCGCCGGTGTAACTACGGGGCCTGTCACAGTACCTCTAGTTCTTTCCATGGGATTAGGATTTGGAAAGGCCGTTGGAGTTGTTGAAGGCTTTGGAATTTTAGCTTGTGCTTCGTTTTGCCCAATAATGGCAGTTCTAGCATCCGGTATCTACATTCAATACAAAGTAAAAAGGGACAATAAAAAAATCGTGAGCACATCTGTGCAAGTCGCATTTCCAGATCAGGGAGTTGTACTATGA
- a CDS encoding P-II family nitrogen regulator, producing MRKITVLTDVALITCIVQRGAADKIVKAAQEAGAQGATVSFAKGTGIRERLGLLGVAVEVEKEIINVVVSTDQAHRIFEKMYLAGNLDTPGQGFIYITPLEKAATYIPQAVLEKFGEKNV from the coding sequence ATGAGGAAGATAACTGTTTTAACTGACGTCGCATTGATCACATGTATTGTACAAAGAGGTGCTGCAGACAAAATCGTGAAAGCCGCACAGGAAGCTGGAGCCCAAGGGGCCACCGTTTCGTTTGCGAAGGGAACAGGAATTCGCGAACGCCTTGGTCTTCTGGGTGTTGCCGTTGAAGTTGAAAAGGAAATTATCAATGTGGTTGTATCGACTGACCAGGCTCATCGCATTTTTGAAAAAATGTATCTAGCAGGAAACCTAGATACTCCCGGTCAAGGTTTTATCTATATTACCCCACTAGAAAAGGCGGCGACATATATTCCGCAGGCCGTCCTTGAGAAGTTTGGAGAAAAAAATGTCTGA
- a CDS encoding BamA/TamA family outer membrane protein, with protein MSDFLMKAYLFCSLLILILSTSDSFGSESERCSPDERLAFESVQISGNEKTSIKFIEMELGLSDKEWFCKNQIQEKINRLKRTGLFSKVEYTITRQNRNDLAELRIAVIEKWTTIPILKLNSGGGVSQYTIGVYDPNILGEFLEAGAQYENLGGASSGVVWFKNPRLFGKPQGIDLQYWNTRRIRIKYDQDKSDPEIKRGFLHEREKVYADYFRDISSKVTLRFSLEYNKDSFSTEILPDSVIHKNGPNLSLPPSTELLISKVGLEVGDIVGEPQALSGQSIGAHFGYANSLDSSADPFVQIDLSFHLFKSILPRWQLAQRLIAGVTSTQVLQYWYYLGGLDRIRGFADNRFAGSHFAVSNSETRYLMFEKPSYFIQGVGFVDFGAVGDEASEMTKVKAASLGAGLRLILPKFYRFIVRLDYAKPILKSDTMNWSFGVQQFF; from the coding sequence ATGAGTGATTTCTTAATGAAGGCATATTTATTTTGTTCTTTATTAATTCTTATCTTAAGCACCTCTGATTCTTTTGGATCCGAAAGTGAACGGTGCTCGCCTGACGAACGACTGGCTTTCGAATCTGTCCAAATCTCAGGAAATGAGAAAACAAGTATAAAGTTTATTGAGATGGAGCTCGGTCTCAGTGACAAAGAATGGTTTTGCAAAAATCAGATTCAGGAAAAAATTAATCGCCTGAAGCGCACCGGACTATTCTCCAAAGTCGAATACACCATCACAAGACAAAATCGAAATGACTTAGCCGAATTGAGGATTGCAGTCATTGAGAAGTGGACCACAATTCCAATTTTGAAACTTAACTCTGGTGGAGGAGTCTCGCAGTACACCATTGGGGTCTACGATCCAAATATTTTGGGTGAATTCTTAGAAGCGGGTGCACAATATGAGAATCTTGGTGGTGCCAGCTCTGGAGTTGTGTGGTTCAAAAACCCCAGACTCTTTGGCAAGCCTCAAGGCATCGATTTACAATATTGGAACACAAGACGAATCCGAATAAAGTACGACCAAGATAAGAGCGACCCCGAAATTAAAAGAGGATTCTTACACGAGAGAGAGAAGGTTTACGCGGATTATTTTCGTGATATCTCGTCGAAAGTCACTCTCAGATTTTCACTCGAATACAACAAAGACAGCTTTTCTACCGAAATCTTGCCAGATTCAGTTATCCATAAAAATGGACCAAATCTCAGTCTGCCTCCCTCGACAGAACTGCTGATCTCTAAAGTTGGACTTGAGGTTGGTGACATCGTGGGAGAGCCACAAGCGCTTAGCGGCCAATCTATCGGCGCCCACTTTGGCTATGCCAATTCACTCGATAGCAGCGCAGATCCGTTTGTCCAGATTGATTTAAGCTTTCACCTATTCAAATCCATATTGCCGCGCTGGCAGCTTGCACAAAGGCTGATTGCGGGCGTCACTTCAACACAGGTTCTTCAGTACTGGTATTATCTGGGTGGCCTTGATCGAATACGTGGGTTTGCTGACAATCGGTTTGCCGGAAGTCATTTTGCAGTCAGTAACTCAGAGACCAGATACCTGATGTTTGAGAAGCCTTCCTATTTCATTCAAGGGGTTGGATTTGTCGATTTTGGAGCGGTCGGCGACGAGGCCTCAGAAATGACAAAAGTCAAAGCCGCAAGCCTCGGAGCGGGCCTGAGACTTATTCTGCCAAAATTTTATAGATTCATCGTACGCCTGGACTACGCCAAACCGATCTTGAAAAGCGATACGATGAATTGGAGTTTCGGGGTTCAGCAGTTTTTTTAA